The following are encoded together in the candidate division KSB1 bacterium genome:
- a CDS encoding Ig-like domain-containing protein — protein sequence MSSLHSYGCHPGRRSLAVLLFAMLWPVLAFSQNHFQYRDQTEDNYVIVVQSATINGEALAVGDEIGVFTPAGICVGATVVAGPSNQTLTAWEDDSFTPEVDGYRNGEAMSFRVWKATSEIEVPMPAAYLLGDGTFGNGAYALVVLSREFNFPPRLRLAAGYRFAEDTNFELSLDEVVTDENDPDNNLTWNLQAGPNLTVTLLPGNLARFSPPTDWSGTEQVTFVVSDPRAASDTAHVLLEVFPVNDLPQLQLPAVLTINEDDTTQVLNLDDYVSDVESADAQISWQVRDDVHLKTSYNAAQRRLRLRPVPDFFGTGHLRLTAIDADSGTTEGILNVTVAPVPDAPTPAILLAPTRGSRVDTLNVRLLWRASRDADGDAITYVAVYGTSRTLTTQAFRSPSLSDTSFTITAGSLKRNNLYYWRVETTSADTTVFSAIDSFSTATTAIEEKNELPRVFSLEQNYPNPFSVNGSGIASQTSIRLHLPQTAQIVLTIYNTIGQKIRTLVQGELAAGRHEVFWDGRDQAGRLVGSGIYWLRLESEKFRATRKMLVVP from the coding sequence ATGTCCAGTCTTCACTCATACGGCTGTCACCCCGGGCGCCGCTCGCTTGCGGTGCTGCTCTTTGCCATGCTCTGGCCGGTGCTCGCTTTCTCCCAGAATCATTTTCAGTACCGCGATCAAACCGAAGACAACTATGTCATCGTCGTGCAAAGCGCCACGATCAACGGTGAGGCGTTGGCGGTCGGCGATGAGATCGGGGTGTTCACGCCCGCTGGCATTTGTGTCGGCGCGACGGTGGTGGCCGGGCCATCCAATCAAACCCTGACGGCCTGGGAGGATGACAGCTTCACGCCGGAAGTCGACGGCTATCGCAACGGCGAAGCCATGTCGTTTCGGGTGTGGAAGGCCACCAGCGAAATCGAAGTCCCGATGCCGGCCGCCTATTTGCTCGGGGACGGCACCTTTGGCAATGGCGCGTATGCACTGGTGGTATTGAGCCGGGAGTTCAACTTCCCGCCGCGTCTGCGTCTCGCTGCCGGATACCGCTTCGCGGAAGACACCAATTTCGAGTTGTCTCTTGATGAGGTGGTGACGGATGAAAATGATCCGGACAACAATCTGACGTGGAATCTGCAGGCAGGCCCCAACCTCACCGTGACGCTTTTGCCCGGCAATCTCGCCCGCTTTTCACCGCCCACCGACTGGTCCGGCACGGAGCAGGTCACATTTGTGGTTTCTGATCCCCGGGCGGCAAGCGACACGGCACACGTTCTGCTCGAAGTCTTCCCCGTCAATGATTTGCCGCAACTGCAACTGCCGGCAGTCCTCACCATCAATGAAGATGATACCACCCAGGTGCTCAACCTCGATGACTATGTTTCCGACGTGGAGAGCGCGGACGCGCAAATAAGCTGGCAGGTCCGGGATGACGTCCACCTCAAAACCTCCTACAATGCGGCGCAGCGCCGCTTGCGGCTGCGGCCAGTGCCGGATTTCTTCGGCACCGGTCATCTGCGCCTGACCGCCATCGACGCCGACAGCGGTACGACAGAAGGGATCTTGAACGTCACAGTCGCCCCCGTGCCCGATGCGCCCACCCCGGCCATCCTGCTCGCACCCACACGGGGCAGCCGGGTGGACACGCTCAACGTCAGACTGCTGTGGCGTGCCTCGCGTGACGCCGATGGCGATGCCATCACCTATGTCGCGGTCTACGGCACCTCGCGCACCCTCACCACCCAGGCGTTTCGCTCACCCTCCCTGTCGGACACCAGCTTCACCATCACCGCCGGCTCGCTGAAGCGCAACAATCTCTACTACTGGCGCGTGGAAACAACCTCGGCGGACACCACGGTGTTCAGCGCGATCGACAGTTTCTCCACCGCCACCACCGCGATCGAGGAAAAGAATGAGCTGCCGCGCGTTTTCAGTCTGGAGCAAAATTATCCCAATCCCTTTTCCGTGAACGGCAGCGGCATAGCCAGCCAAACCAGCATCCGCCTGCACCTGCCGCAAACCGCGCAGATTGTGCTGACGATCTACAACACCATCGGCCAGAAAATTCGCACGCTGGTGCAGGGTGAGCTGGCTGCCGGACGGCACGAAGTTTTTTGGGACGGCCGGGATCAGGCCGGGCGGCTGGTGGGCAGCGGCATCTACTGGTTGCGGCTGGAGTCCGAAAAATTCCGCGCCACCAGGAAAATGCTGGTGGTGCCATGA